A stretch of Planococcus citri chromosome 5, ihPlaCitr1.1, whole genome shotgun sequence DNA encodes these proteins:
- the LOC135846804 gene encoding transcription initiation factor TFIID subunit 1-like, whose translation MKPDSLRSEVINVEDTKNSDMNTDVAHNEESSDSDCVFIPNSKSPSTTNSSSSDTDDELTDGSCQNCDCDECELAATTTDTSPPSAPVSKPSVGRCRNSNSVPAKYCNFDVPLLFPDYYVGKIARFSRSSGLQESSTLPETGQNDKEHRKLPAKYSSTDVPQLFPDFHAGKISRFPRSSDPEEPSKPSKISCNAEQHEKLNQSNKSFVNEVSKHTGLSSEHATPSSPAAAIVPDEGYISKPAAKNMKRKKDNTGANPGAANWRFGPAKLWYDKLNVPENGEGFDYGFKLKKTDDNPATEKIIHSGGCDIPDESFLMVVQITWEDDVIWEVNEKVRQKVWRNLNRQTHAAGWLPYNNYRLAQLLGHPQNKSYTSGIKGTTDNADNTWYSIFPIENDELIHGIWEDEIIWDSEAVTRIPYPKLPTLDLNDENIIYEIEGDADPKKQKLDPSATSKSKLLRNKAKVIDELGEDVSSQSPNLDPFNISNDSYYLPKSSDPFLKLKMGGNLIQHSIPVIELQAPFVQTQIGPMRLRNFHRPSLKRYSNGPMGLPGAHSVTSLTKYIEDIAKEREELRVASGGGNVFFMRTATDLTGRDGELILVEFSEEHPPLINQVGMCSKIRNYYKRKATKDQNRTKFRYGEVAHAHTSPFLGTLPPGKSIQAIENNLYRAPIYEHRIPQTDFLVIRTRQKYFIREVNALFTAGQLCPLHEVPSPRSKIAIDFVRDFFFVFIYRLFWRCEVLPRRIKFEDVMKAFPSHPKESIRKRLQLCANLKILDNSWWWVLKPDFVLPSEDQIRSMVSPEQYCAYFSAIAAEQRLYDAGYGEKSVFAPIDDDPDMLQKLDDEVKAAPWNTTRAYIQAMKGKCLLQLNGPADPTGCDEGFSYIQVPVRPTSKENDEEQLMQSKKILDDMGADLNNLSLNTGKTFLKKYGIPEKIIKKLNQWEVIEIVRALSKKKAKVNGKRLAKFSKKNRFSAAERQRRYEKECQRLFDLQNKILSSREILSSDEGESSDDDDSDIEEMSRHIELMLTSKKTSTQLRLEREEQQRKELRKLVRDDNLKKSDLDLKKERVLRIYRTYRDPNGNEFTRTEVVRNQGVIEAYVKVRTTKTEEFIKQFAVPKVSERKEMELRRKRNRLLTVEPSQDPSKHPETPTKMIPRSGTVSTQKRSPGQGPINVNINSKVRCGACGAIGHMRSNRACPQYQFTPPRPLAPPPPPMFNLPPILELGDEVPKQTNNKIENLVSVEGTKLTISNQLIKFHEVIKRQSEAILKNALTRKREASTDDLKNEYLKKRFKPADGCRTDPHVLLMNYFAAILNEIQNMPNAQHFMCPVSHKNVPNDFRIIHRPMDLQTMRQKNAQKKYKNRGDFLSDLNQIIQNSSIYNGAMSSLTLAATDMLNLCLKIMKQREYQLVTLEKQIKQLSSNDHQRRVSFVLENILNKLTRMPESFPFMKPVDKRASKVCHDAIARPMDLETIGKKVKTHQYHSKNEFLGDIELIYNNCVIHYGRKSPETEKAIILMKAVKTLLEEHDILAHSSNLEQNVKKIPEVKIDPVSSSWDTKNGHQYQKSLSNLSTNVVVTTESANNSGEKVDSKNVVENKTPETSDEDSSSSSSSSSSSSSEDDESDDDRMEGVKDGGGHVLAMDHGRTPISTSENVIQPDPAGSETFPSDFHSLNDGMHDKKDHDHKLTTSVSVELNALLDDLNVSDDENEMNGKNETIPAKVVKSIDNGNDNIILID comes from the exons ATGAAACCGGATTCTTTACGAAGTGAAGTTATCAACGTTGAAGATACGAAAAATTCCGATATGAATACCGATGTAGCGCACAACGAGGAGAGCAGCGACTCCGACTGCGTTTTCattccaaattcaaaatcaccatcGACGACGAATTCGAGTAGTTCAGATACCGATGATGAACTGACCGATggaagttgtcaaaattgtgattGTGATGAATGTGAACTCGCAGCTACCACTACCGATACGTCACCTCCTTCAGCACCGGTTTCAAAACCGTCCGTTGGAAGATGCCGAAATTCGAATTCGGTTCCGGCAAAATACTGCAATTTTGACGTTCCTCTACTCTTTCCTGATTATTATGTTGGAAAA ATCGCTCGGTTTTCGAGGTCATCCGGTCTACAGGAATCATCAACGTTACCGGAAACCGGTCAAAATGACAAAGAACACAGAAAGTTACCAGCAAAGTACTCCAGTACAGACGTACCACAACTTTTTCCTGATTTTCATGCCGGAAAA ATTTCTCGTTTTCCGAGATCATCTGATCCAGAGGAGCCATCAAAGCCATCGAAAATTTCTTGTAATGCTGAGCAACACGAAAAGCTGAATCAATCCAataaatcattcgtgaatgaagTATCGAAGCACACTGGTCTCAGTTCTGAACATGCTACACCGTCGTCACCTGCTGCTGCGATTGTACCTGATGAG GGTTATATTTCCAAACCAGCGGCGAAAAACATGAAGCGGAAAAAAGACAACACCGGAGCAAATCCTGGAGCAGCTAATTGGCGTTTTGGACCTGCTAAGCTGTGGTATGATAAGTTGAATGTACCTGAAAATGGAGAAGGGTTCGATTATGGTTTCAAATTGAAGAAA ACTGATGATAATCCTGCCACCGAAAAAATAATCCATTCCGGTGGGTGCGATATTCCAGATGAGTCGTTTCTTATGGTTGTACAGATAACATGGGAAGATGATGTTATCTGGGAGGTCAATGAAAAAGTCAGGCAAAAA GTATGGCGGAATTTGAACCGCCAAACTCATGCCGCTGGTTGGTTACCTTATAATAATTATAGACTAGCTCAGCTCCTCGGTCATCCTCAAAATAAATCTTATAC ATCCGGTATAAAGGGCACGACTGATAATGCCGATAATACTTGGTATTCCATATTTCCGATCGAGAACGACGAACTTATTCATGGAATTTGGGAAGATGAAATTATTTGGGATTCCGAAGCTGTCACGCGAATACCTTATCCCAAACTTCCAACATTGGATCTAAACgacgaaaatataatttacgaGATCGAAGGCGACGCAGatcctaaaaaacaaaaattagatCCCAGTGCAACTTCAAAATCCAAACTTTTACGTAATAAAGCTAAAGTGATCGATGAATTGGGCGAAGATGTATCATCTCAGTCACCGAACCTCGACCCTTTCAACATATCCAACGacag TTATTATTTGCCAAAATCATCggacccatttttaaaattgaaaatgggtGGAAATCTAATCCAACATTCGATTCCTGTGATCGAACTTCAAGCTCCTTTTGTACAAACGCAAATTGGTCCTATgcgattgagaaattttcatcgacCATCGCTGAAACGATATTCAAACGGTCCTATGGGTCTCCCTGGAGCTCATTCTGTGACTTCATTGACCAAATATATCGAAGATATAGCCAAA GAAAGAGAAGAACTACGTGTTGCTTCCGGCGGAGGAAACGTGTTCTTTATGCGGACCGCTACAGATTTAACTGGACGAGACGGTGAATTAATTCTGGTCGAGTTTTCCGAAGAACATCCTCCTCTAATcaatcaa GTTGGAATGTGttcgaaaattagaaattactaCAAACGAAAGGCAACTAAAGACCAAAATCGGACCAAGTTCCGTTACGGTGAAGTAGCTCATGCACACACGTCTCCATTTTTGGGAACTTTACCTCCTGGCAAATCGATCCAAGCAATCGAAAACAACTTGTATCGAGCTCCTATATACGAACATAGGATTCCACAAACTGATTTCCTAGTTATTAGAACGAG GCAGAAGTACTTCATTCGAGAAGTAAACGCGTTATTTACGGCTGGTCAATTATGTCCATTGCACGAAGTCCCTAGCCCACGTTCCAAAATAGCCATCGATTTCgttagggatttttttttc gtatttatttacagATTATTTTGGCGTTGTGAGGTTCTGCCGAGAAGAATCAAATTCGAAGATGTTATGAAGGCATTTCCATCCCATCCTAAAGAAAGTATTCGTAAACGATTGCAATTATGCGCTAATTTGAAGATACTCG acaATTCATGGTGGTGGGTGTTGAAACCAGATTTTGTACTGCCTTCCGAAGATCAAATCAGATCGATGGTTTCTCCAGAACAGTACTGTGCATATTTTAGTGCAATTGCTGCAGAACAAAGACTATAC GATGCCGGGTACGGTGAGAAATCTGTTTTCGCTCCTATAGACGACGATCCTGATATGTTGCAAAAACTAGACGATGAAGTCAAAGCAGCTCCTTGGAATACCACCAGAGCTTATATTCAAGCTATGAAAGGTAAATGTTTGCTTCAACTGAACGGTCCTGCTGATCCAACCGGGTGTGATGAAGGCTTTTCGTACATACAAGTGCCAGTTAGACCAACGTccaag GAAAATGACGAAGAACAATTAATGCAATCGAAGAAAATACTCGACGATATGGGTGCTGATTTGAATAACTTATCATTGAATACTGGcaagacatttttaaaaaaatacggaattcctgaaaaaatt attAAGAAGTTGAATCAATGGGAAGTTATCGAAATTGTTCGTGCGTTATCGAAGAAAAAAGCTAAAGTTAACGGAAAACGTTTAgctaaattctcaaaaaagaatCGATTCTCGGCTGCTGAACGACAAAGAAG ATACGAAAAGGAATGCCAGCGTCTTTTCGaccttcaaaataaaatactgTCTTCGAGAGAAATACTCTCAAGTGATGAAGGTGAAAGTTCCGATGACGATGACTCCGATATTGAAGAAATGAGCAGACACATCGAACTCATGTTGACTAGCAAGAAAACCAGTACGCAG TTGCGGTTAGAACGTGAGGAGCAACAACGAAAAGAATTACGTAAATTGGTGCGCGATgataatctgaaaaaaagtgacCTAGATTTAAAGAAAG AACGTGTGTTGAGGATCTATCGCACTTATAGAGATCCTAATGGTAATGAGTTCACCAGAACGGAAGTGGTACGAAATCAAGGCGTGATTGAAGCTTATGTGAAAGTACGCACCACCAAAACTGAAGAGTTCATCAAACAATTTGCGGTTCCCAAAGTTTCAGAAAGGAAAGAAATGGAACTCAGGAGGAAGAGGAATC GTTTGCTGACCGTTGAACCATCGCAAGATCCTTCGAAGCATCCTGAAACACCTACCAAAATGATCCCGCGCTCCGGTACTGTGTCTACACAAAAACGTTCTCCAGGTCAAGGTCCAATTAACGTTAACATCAACTCTAAAGTGAGATGTggagcctgtggagcg ATTGGCCACATGCGATCAAATCGAGCATGTCCGCAGTACCAGTTCACACCACCTCGTCCTCTCGCTCCTCCTCCACCACCTATGTTCAACTTACCTCCGATTCTAGAACTCGGAGATGAAGTaccaaaacaaacaaacaacaaaatcgaaaatttggtCAGTGTTGAAGGCACCAAACTAACCATCAGCAATCAATTGATCAAG TTTCATGAAGTTATCAAACGACAATCAGAAGCAATCCTCAAGAATGCACTGACTCGTAAACGTGAAGCAAGCACTGACGATTTAAAGaacgaatatttgaaaaaacgattcaAACCCGCTGATGGTTGTCGTACCGATCCCCACGTTCtattgatgaattattttgcggcaattttgaacgaaattcaaaatatgcCCAATGCTCAGCATTTTATGTGCCCTGTCTCTCATAAAAATGTTCCGAATGACTTTCGTATTATCCATAGACCGATGGATTTGCAAACGATGAGACAAAAAAACGCACAGAAGAAGTATAAAAACAGGGGAGATTTTTTATCCGATCTCAATCAAATCATACAGAATTCTTCGATATATAATG GTGCTATGAGTTCTCTCACGTTGGCTGCGACAGATATGTTGAATTTATGtcttaaaataatgaaacaaagaGAATACCAGTTGGTAACACtggaaaaacaaattaaacAACTATCGAGCAACGATCACCAAAGACGTGTATCCTTCGTTCTTGAAAATATCCTGAATAAATTGACAAGGATGCCGGAATCCTTCCCTTTTATGAAACCTGTCGATAAAAGAGCATCTAAAGTTTGCCACGATGCCATTGCACGTCCTATGGATTTGGAAACGATcggtaaaaaagtaaaaa CCCACCAATACCattcgaaaaacgaatttttgggAGATATCGAGCTCATTTATAATAACTGCGTTATTCATTACGGACGAAAATCTCCAGAAACCGAAAAAgctattattttaatgaaagcAGTCAAGACATTGTTGGAAGAG CACGATATTCTAGCTCACTCGAGTAATCTTGAACAAAATGTCAAGAAAATCCCCGAAGTGAAAATCGATCCGGTGTCGTCGTCGTGGGACACAAAAAATGGACATCAATACCAGaag AGTCTGAGCAATTTGTCCACTAACGTTGTGGTGACCACAGAATCTGCAAACAATTCGGGGGAAAAAGTTGACTCGAAAAATGTAGTAGAAAATAAAACGCCAGAGACTTCAGATGAAG ATTCAAGTTCTAGCTCAAGTTCAAGTTCCAGTTCGTCGAGCGAAGACGATGAAAGTGACGATGACAGGATGGAAGGAGTGAAGGATGGAGGTGGCCACGTGTTAGCTATGGATCACGGTCGGACTCCAATTAGCACATCTGAAAACGTGATTCAACCAG ATCCTGCCGGAAGTGAAACTTTCCCCAGTGATTTCCACTCATTGAATGATGGAATGCATGATAAGAAAGACCATGATCATAAATTAACGACCAGTGTTTCTGTAGAATTGAACGCGCTGCTCGATGATCTAAACGTTAGCGATGACGAGAAcgaaatgaatggaaaaaatgaaactattcCGGCTAAAGTCGTGAAATCTATAGATAACGGAAATGAcaatataattttaattgattaa